The proteins below come from a single Ictidomys tridecemlineatus isolate mIctTri1 chromosome 8, mIctTri1.hap1, whole genome shotgun sequence genomic window:
- the Clic1 gene encoding chloride intracellular channel protein 1 isoform X2, whose protein sequence is MAEEQPQVELFVKAGSDGAKIGNCPFSQRLFMVLWLKGVTFNVTTVDTKRYPKLAALNPESNTAGLDIFAKFSAYIKNSNPALNDNLEKGLLKALKILDNYLTSPLPEEVDETSAEDEGISQRKFLDGNELTLADCNLLPKLHIVQVVCKKYRGFTIPEAFRGVHRYLSNAYAREEFASTCPDDEEIELAYEQVAKALK, encoded by the exons ATGGCTGAAGAACAACCCCAGGTCGAATTGTTCGTGAAG GCTGGCAGTGATGGGGCCAAGATTGGAAACTGCCCCTTCTCCCAGAGACTGTTCATGGTGCTCTGGCTCAAGGGAGTCACCTTCAACGTCACCACTGTTGACACCAAGAG GTATCCAAAGCTGGCAGCTCTGAATCCTGAGTCCAACACAGCTGGGCTGGATATATTTGCCAAATTTTCTGCCTATATCAAAAATTCAAACCCAGCACTCAATGATA ATCTGGAGAAGGGACTCTTGAAAGCCTTAAAGATTTTAGACAATTACTTGACATCCCCCCTCCCAGAAGAAGTGGATGAGACCAGTGCTGAAGATGAAGGCATCTCTCAGAGGAAATTTCTGGATGGCAATGAGCTCACCCTGGCTGACTGCAACCTATTGCCAAAGCTCCACATAGTACAG GTGGTATGTAAGAAGTACAGGGGATTCACCATCCCTGAGGCCTTTCGGGGAGTGCATCGATACTTGAGCAATGCCTATGCTCGGGAAGAATTCGCCTCCACCTGTCCAGATGATGAAGAGATCGAGTTGGCCTATGAACAAGTGGCCAAGGCCCTCAAATAG
- the Clic1 gene encoding chloride intracellular channel protein 1 isoform X1, protein MAEEQPQVELFVKAGSDGAKIGNCPFSQRLFMVLWLKGVTFNVTTVDTKRRTETVQKLCPGGQLPFLLYGTEVHTDTNKIEEFLEAVLCPPRYPKLAALNPESNTAGLDIFAKFSAYIKNSNPALNDNLEKGLLKALKILDNYLTSPLPEEVDETSAEDEGISQRKFLDGNELTLADCNLLPKLHIVQVVCKKYRGFTIPEAFRGVHRYLSNAYAREEFASTCPDDEEIELAYEQVAKALK, encoded by the exons ATGGCTGAAGAACAACCCCAGGTCGAATTGTTCGTGAAG GCTGGCAGTGATGGGGCCAAGATTGGAAACTGCCCCTTCTCCCAGAGACTGTTCATGGTGCTCTGGCTCAAGGGAGTCACCTTCAACGTCACCACTGTTGACACCAAGAG GAGGACTGAGACAGTGCAGAAACTGTGCCCAGGAGGGCAACTCCCATTCCTGCTATATGGTACTGAAGTACACACAGATACCAACAAGATTGAGGAATTTCTGGAGGCTGTGCTGTGCCCTCCCAG GTATCCAAAGCTGGCAGCTCTGAATCCTGAGTCCAACACAGCTGGGCTGGATATATTTGCCAAATTTTCTGCCTATATCAAAAATTCAAACCCAGCACTCAATGATA ATCTGGAGAAGGGACTCTTGAAAGCCTTAAAGATTTTAGACAATTACTTGACATCCCCCCTCCCAGAAGAAGTGGATGAGACCAGTGCTGAAGATGAAGGCATCTCTCAGAGGAAATTTCTGGATGGCAATGAGCTCACCCTGGCTGACTGCAACCTATTGCCAAAGCTCCACATAGTACAG GTGGTATGTAAGAAGTACAGGGGATTCACCATCCCTGAGGCCTTTCGGGGAGTGCATCGATACTTGAGCAATGCCTATGCTCGGGAAGAATTCGCCTCCACCTGTCCAGATGATGAAGAGATCGAGTTGGCCTATGAACAAGTGGCCAAGGCCCTCAAATAG